The nucleotide window GGAGCATCTCGGCCAGGTACGCCGTGTCCTCGATGACGGTCTCGCCGTCCCAGATCCCGCCGGCGAGGATGAGCAGGCCGAAGCGCGCCAGGTCGCGGGCGGTGGCGGCGAAGCCGGTGGCGATGGCGGAGCTGGCCCAGGGGCGCGGCTCCCAGCGCGAGTCGCGCATGCCGAGACGCCCGGTCAGCCACTCCCGCGTCACGTCGTTGCGGTCGAGGCCGGCCGACGCCGCCACGATACGGAGCAGGCGGTGATACGCGGGCGTGTTGTACAGCCACTTCGAGCCGGGCGCCGCGTCGTAATCCAGTGCCGGCGTGAGCCCGGTCGTCATGGCCATCAGGTGCCGGATGGTGACCGCGCGTTCCTGCTCTTCGGTCGCCTCCGTCCAGCGGCCGGCGTGATCGGTGACCGGATCGTCGAGCGCCAGCAGGCCGCGCTCCTGCGCCAGGCCGACCAGGACGGCGACCACGCTCTTCTGCACGGACGCCACGTCCTCAATGGCGTGCCCGGCCGCGTTGGGGCCGTGGCTGCCGTTCGCATGGCCGCGCGAGGGGGATTCCAGCGTCCAGTGCCGCTCGGCCAGGATGCGACCCGCGTGGAGGATCACCACGCCGGTCGAGTTCCGTTCGCCGGCGAGCGCGATGGCGGCGTCCAGCCGGTCGGCGTCCCAGCCGGCTTCCGCAGGGTCGACGGACTCCCAGAGTCCTTCTGCCGGCGGGAAGTACAACGACGCGTCTTCGGTCGCCGCGACAACGGACGCCGGCTCGCCGGGCGCACGTGACTGTGCCGCCTGCGGTCCGGTACCTGTGAGAAGGAAGGACGCCTGGACCGTCGCGCCAATCAGGAGGACGACTCGCGCTGTCGACATGCATGACCTCCGGTGAATCGGCTCACGGTACCACGTCTGGCCGCCATGACGGCGGTCGTGGTTACCGGTGCGCGGCAGACCGGAAAGAGCACGCTGGCGCGGGATCTCATACCGGTTCGGCGCCGCTTCCTCTCTCTTGACGACCTCGAATGGGGACAAGGCTCGCGCCGGCCTGCTGCTGCACGCCGGACAGGCGCTCGAATGGCTTGGCCCGCGGGTGCTGGCGGCGCCGTGGTGGAAGGTGCTGTGACGTCGGGGACTGTCCGCGGTATGGCGAGCGGCCGAAACAAAAGCGGGAACCCGACGGGAAACATCCGGGAAACAGACGGGACAACCTGGACCTGCATGCGGCATCACGAGCGGCCGGTCGAGCCGGGCTGGCGTTACCGCCTGCACGAGATCGTCTTCGAAGCAGACACGCCCGGCGGCAGGATGTTCGACGTCCTGCTGCTGACCGCCATCGTGACCAGTGTGGCGGCAGTGATGCTCGAGAGCGTTCCGTCGGTGCGTGCGCAACATGGTGCCGCCCTGCTCCGCGTGGAGTGGGGTTTCACGATTCTCTTCACGGTGGAGTACCTCGCCCGCCTGGCCGGCGTACGGTATCCCTCGCGCTACGCCCTGAGCTTCTTCGGCATCGTGGACCTGCTGGCCATCGTCCCGACATATCTCAGTCTCTTGCTGCCCGGCAGCCAGGTGCTGCTCGTCGTTCGGGTGCTGCGGATGATCCGCGTCTTCCGGGTGCTCAAGCTGGCGCGCTACCTGGCCGGCGGCGAGGAGATTGCGCAGGCGCTGCGCGCGAGCCGCCCGAAGATCGTCGTCTTTCTCGCGTCGGTCGTCTCGATCGCCGTGGTGATGGGCGCGCTGCTGTACCTGATCGAGGGAGAAGCCAACGGCTTCACGAGCATCCCGCGCGGCGTCTACTGGGCGATCGTGACGATGACGACGGTCGGCTACGGCGACATCTCGCCCGGCACCGTGCCGGGGCAGATGGTCGCGGCAGTGCTGATGATCGCAGGCTACGCCATCATCGCCGTGCCCACCGGCATCGTGTCGGTCGCCTTTGCCCAGCGCGCGGCGCATCCCGTGTCGACGCAGGCCTGCCTGGCTTGCAGTGCCGAGGGGCACGACGTCGACGCGGCGTTCTGCAAGTACTGCGGGGAGAGCCTGGCCCCCGCAAGAGAACCGCTTCCTGTGGCTGGCAACGGCGACTCGTCCGCCGCGGCGCGATGAGCGTGGAGTTCGGTGCGAACGCCAAGCCCGCGCGCTCGGCCTGGGCAGCTTCGCGCCGGTGGTCGTGGCCACCAGCTCCGGATCGACACGCTGATGGTGTGCCGGCTCGACAATCAGCACCAGCGCGGCGACGTGCCGCGCGCCGTAGTCCGGCTGCGGGACACCCACCGGCTTGACGTGCACCACGAACGGCGGCAACACCGCCGAGCGGCGGACCAGCATGGAGCCGCTGACCGCCACCGCGCCGGAAGTCGGCAGCGCGTCGCCCACCAGTCGCTCGAGACGGACCCGATCGGCCGGCGCGCGGGCGTGCAGCACCCCGTCCCGGTCAACTTCAGTCTGCCGCGTTTCCCGGTGTCAGGTTCATCCCGGCAGTGGCGGTTCGCCAAGCCTTTACTCCGTCCGCGTCGGCTTCGAACACCACCCTGTCGCGCCGCTGCCGGCACGCTGTTCGCGCGTAGTCCAGCAGCGCCTTGGCGCCCGGTCCCTTGGGTTGCAGGTGGGCGCTCAGTCCTGTGGCCTCGAAGTGGCGCTGGGCGTTGTTCGGCTCTATGTGAATCGTCTCTTCGCCTCGTACGTTCGTCGCCGTCGTCACCTCGATGGCGCCGTTGCGTGTGTGGATCCGGCACGTCGTGTACAGGGCGCTGCCGATCGCGTGGGCCGCGCGGTTGCCAAGCTGTCTCGGTTCGATTCGTTCGTGTTCCCGGATGCCTCGCAGCACCCTCTCGGCGTCCGCGGCGATTGTCGGGGCTGCCCAGTGATAGTTCTGTGCGATGCTCTCCGCTGCATCTCGGCTTATTGCGTTGACGGCGGCCTCGAGGGCTCCCGGCTCTTTCTCGTTCGCCTTGATGATGTCGAAGACGTCTCGCGCCAGCGGCTCCTCGGCCCGTTCCAGCTTGCCGCGCAGGATTTGCGCGCTCGACAACGCTGTTTCCAATCTGCCGTCGATCGTGCAGGCTCGTTGGCCCGCCCCGAGCAGTGGCGCGGTAGCCCACAGGTCCAGTTTCCGCTCGCCCTCGTCGAACGAAACCGTCCATAGCCGGGCCATCGGGAAGAACGCCGGCTTTCCTCCCAGTGTGCGCATTCGCGCTTCGAATTGCGCCGCCGGGTTGTTCGCCTCGGCGAGCATGCCGAGCGGCGTGTCTGGCTGGACCACCAGGTCGATGTCGTAGCTTTCCCGGTGCTTCCACCGTGCCGCCAGGATCGAGCCGCCGCCGATGGCGTACTGCGTATGCCCGTCGCTTATGCTCCGCAGTTCTTCGCGCACCGTCTCGCCGATTGCCTGCCATAGGGTCTCGGCCGCGGGGGGCAGTGTCAGGGTCGGCGGCGTCATTCGTCTTCCGCCGGCGGCACAATCGCCCATTGGTTGAGCGCCCTCGCCGCGCGGCACTGTGCGTGTCCGGCCCGATGGAGCGCTGCCACCAGTTGGCGCAGCGTGTACGCGCCCTCCGCCCAGGCGCTGATGAGCTCGTGCCACTCGGCTTCCTGGGAAAAGACGCGGAGGAGCGTCCGCTGCCGCCGGTCGGGCTTCTCGGCCCGGATGGCGTCGTAGAATTCCCCGCTTTTCGGCCGTTCGTCCCAGCCGGCGCAGCTCCGCGCCAGTCGCCGCTCGACAGTGATGCTGCCGCGTCCTGTTTCCTCCGGCCCACACGCGCGACTCAGGCGTTGCGTTTCGTGCGCGGTTGGCCCGGCGTCGGCGAACACCTCCGGCTTCCGAAGCGTCGGCGGTCTCGGGTAGAGCTGCGTTCGCCGGTCGTTCCCGTCGGTCGGTCGCATTGCTCGGTCGTCGCGTGTCTACAGTGTGTGAAAGTCTGCCTTCGGTCGCAAGCGACGCCGGCCCCGCGTGATCCGTGCCCGCGAGCCTCCCGCTCCTACCGTCCTTCGTCGTTGCCCTGGTCGCCTTCTCTACTTGCCGCCGGGCTGGTTGAAGTAGTCGCTCTTGTGCGGGTAGTCGTCGCCCACGACCCCGCCCTCGCGACCCTGCGCCGACGGCACGACCCAGTCGCAGCCCGGCGTGTTCTCCGGTCCCGCGCGCCAGCAGTCGACGAGCTCCTGGTAGTCGTCGGCCATGCTGCCCGGGGCGTGGGGCGGCATGAAGCTGTTCACCTGGAGTCGGGCCGCCTCGAAGATCTGCGAAATCTCCATCGGGGCGCTGTGGCAGGCGAGGCACCGGTTGCCCTCGATGTGGATGGTGCGCATGTCCCAGTCGGATCCACCGACCACGTAGTAGGGCACGTCCCGGCCCGTGATCTCGGGCATGACGGGGCGGCGCGGATCGTCGGGGTCGCGGGCGCTGTCCATGAAGGGGTCGTGGATGAACGGGCCCGACTGGTGGCACCGGACGCACTGCACGACGTCGGGCTCGCCGTCCCCGTTCATGTCGGCCGGCGGCGGGGGCATGAAGGCGTCGTTGAAGTCCGGGTCGTCGGGTCCGGGCAGTTGACCCACCATGCGGTGTCCGTCGAACGAGACCCAGGGCCGCTGATCCTGGATCTCGGCGTTCGCGGGATGACCCTCGGGCAGCGACTTCCGGCCGTCGGCGGCCTCGAAGAAGCAGGTCGCGCCCGACTGCCGGTTGTAGCCGATCATCTGCACGGAGCCCCAGCCGTGGCGTTCGAGGTTCTCCGGGCCCACCGAGCGGCAGAAGTACACCCACGAGACCTGCGGCAGGGGATTGCCGCCGGCGTCGCGTCCCGCCACGTGCCCTAGGCGCGAGCCCGGTGCGCAGCCGCCCCGCAGCCCGTCCGGGTTGTCGCAAGCGTGGTTGCCGGGATCCTCGAACACCTCGACGCCGTTTACCGTGATCGGAATGAGGACGCCGTCGTCGCAGGCGATCTTGGGGACGCGT belongs to Acidobacteriota bacterium and includes:
- a CDS encoding serine hydrolase; the encoded protein is MPHAGPGCPVCFPDVSRRVPAFVSAARHTADSPRRHSTFHHGAASTRGPSHSSACPACSSRPARALSPFEVVKREEAAPNRYEIPRQRALSGLPRTGNHDRRHGGQTWYREPIHRRSCMSTARVVLLIGATVQASFLLTGTGPQAAQSRAPGEPASVVAATEDASLYFPPAEGLWESVDPAEAGWDADRLDAAIALAGERNSTGVVILHAGRILAERHWTLESPSRGHANGSHGPNAAGHAIEDVASVQKSVVAVLVGLAQERGLLALDDPVTDHAGRWTEATEEQERAVTIRHLMAMTTGLTPALDYDAAPGSKWLYNTPAYHRLLRIVAASAGLDRNDVTREWLTGRLGMRDSRWEPRPWASSAIATGFAATARDLARFGLLILAGGIWDGETVIEDTAYLAEMLRPSQALNPSYGLLWWTNGQASSMSWAIPPVTTAGTLVPAAPDDLVAAQGARDRKLYVVPSLDLVVARLGDNGSRDGSSFNDAFWERLMEAAPGK
- a CDS encoding ion transporter, yielding MRHHERPVEPGWRYRLHEIVFEADTPGGRMFDVLLLTAIVTSVAAVMLESVPSVRAQHGAALLRVEWGFTILFTVEYLARLAGVRYPSRYALSFFGIVDLLAIVPTYLSLLLPGSQVLLVVRVLRMIRVFRVLKLARYLAGGEEIAQALRASRPKIVVFLASVVSIAVVMGALLYLIEGEANGFTSIPRGVYWAIVTMTTVGYGDISPGTVPGQMVAAVLMIAGYAIIAVPTGIVSVAFAQRAAHPVSTQACLACSAEGHDVDAAFCKYCGESLAPAREPLPVAGNGDSSAAAR